ATGCGGGAAGATGAGCATTGGAATCGCGGCCAGCACCAAGAGCATTCCTTCGTATTGCGTTGCCATCAATTGCATCGACACAATCGGATTATTCGCCTGCGGTTGCGATTGCAAATAGATCACGGCACCCAGCATCCATAGCGCATCGCCGATGAAGATTCCGAATGGCAACGCCATTCGCTTGCGGGGTCCACTGAGGCATGCATACGCCAGCCCACCGAGCACCCCACCGACGATTGCTGGCAGCAGCAGCATCACGCCGAGCAGTTTGCCCAGAATCGCGCCAACAATCGCCCCACCGATTGCCAATGCCTGCTTCCAGACGGGGGCCGGCGGTGGCGGTGGATCGTCGGGCTTCTCCGCTGGAACCGAATCATCGGTCACATCGCTCCAGTCGGTGCCATCGGGCGCATTCGAACGGGCACGGGAATCCCGCGGAGTGCTCATGTCGTGAACTCGTGAGTTGAAGAACGGAAAATGGTCTGGCGGATATTGCAACGCACTCCCGCACTTGCGTCAAGCAAAAACGCGATCATTTGCCGGTCCATCTGTTCGACGTGGTCCAAAAACGAAATACCCCGAGAGGGTCACTCTCGGGGTAGCAAGTCGGTTCCGAATCGACGACGCCAGCGACTTACGCGGCTTCGCGGTGCGGACGTTCAAACAATCGGCCGTTGGCCATCGGCATTCCAAACGGGCCAACCGCGTTGGAATCGACACCATTCCACGAATGTTCGGCCATTGCTGCGACGATTCGCTCGGCGAGTGCGAGTGCGGCCAAGCCATCTTCGCCCGGAACGCGCGGGCGGGTGCCCGTCTTGACGCAGTGAACGAACGACAACAGTTCGCTGGTCAGTTGATCGCGGCCAGTCTCGCTGCGGGTGCAATCGAGATCCATGACTTCGAGATGCCGCCCGAAAATTTCTTCTTTCAGTCGAGCGCGGCTGACCGCATCCAGCGAATGGAGTTGCAGACCGTTGCGTTGCAGCTCGGCGGAGCGCTGCACCAACACCAATCGCTTTTGCACAAAGTCAATGCCCGCATACCCTTCGGGTGCCCAAATTCGCATGCGGCGTTTGGGTCGTGCGCTGACTCGACTGGCAGTCACGTGGGCGATGCAGCCGGTGGTGAACTTTAGGCGAGCGTTGACCATATCTTCGTGGCCGCCGAAGACCGGAGCGCCCACGGCTTCCACTTCCGTGACCGTACCGCCGCGATTGAGCGCGAGCAGCAAGTCAATATCGTGGATCATCAGGTCCAGCACCGCGCCAATGTCGATCGACCGCCCCGTGAATGGGCCATGGCGTTCGCATTCGACGAATTTCGGCTGGATGGGGCGACGGCTGAGTTCTTCAAAGGCCGGGTTGAAGCGTTCGATGTGGCCGACTTGGAAGACGACGCCGCGCTTCTGAGCAATGGCGACCATCTCTTCGGCTTGTTCGACCGTGGCGGCGATGGGCTTTTCGACCAGCACGGGAATTCCGCGATCCAGAAACGTCTTGGCGACATCGTAGTGACCCACGGTAGGGACCACAATGCTGACGGCATCGACCAAGCCAACGAGTGATTCGTAATGATCGAACGCTTGGGTGTTGCAGCGATCGGCCACCATCTCGGCCTGGGCAGGGTTGACATCCACCACCCCGACTAGATCGACCTCGGGCAGCCCCGCCAGGATCCGAGCATGTTCTTTGCCCAGATGCCCGACACCGATCACGGCCATCCGTAACTGCCTCATGGTCACCTCGTGCTTCCCTGCGTGTGCTGGCTTCGTCGTGCGGCGGACATCCTGTCGCAACCGCGGAACTGGATGCTTGATGGAGTCAATCACGCGACTCGGCGAGTCGTGGTGAACGGAGTCTGCCGAATCAGGCCCGCCAAAGTCTTGGCAAGCTCCACATTCAGCGGATGACCGGATCGGTAAGCAACCACATCGCCCACCAAATCCACACCGCACAACGCGAGATCACCTAACAGATCCAGCATTTTGTGTCGTGAAGGTTCATCGGCAAATCGCAGCGAATTCTCTACTAATCCTCGCGGACCGAACACCAGCAGATCGCGTGGCCCTAAATGTTGGCCAATTCCCTGTTGTCGAAACATTTCGGCTTCTTGTTCCAAGACAAACGTCCGACAGGCGGCTAATTCTTGCACGAAACTCGCCGGGGTGACATGGCAACTGGCAATCTGCCGGGGAATCGGCGAATCCGCGCCGTAATCCAGCAGATAATGCAATCCCAGGCCGGTTTGCTGATCGTCGGCGGGGTGAAAACGAATCATCGCTGGCCCGTGCGCCACGGTAATCGGGGCGGTGACGGTCCAGCGCGGGCGAAACTGATGCTGCAATTCGATCGACGTTTGCTGCAAGGCTTGCACAAATCCCAACGAGGAGCCATCCAGTCCCGGTGGCTCAACTCCGTTGATTTCGACAAGGCAATTATCGATGCGTAATCCCGACAGCGCGGCCAGGGTATGCTCAACCAGCGTCACGGTCGCGGGAGCATTGCCCAACGTGGTGCGTCGTCGGGTATCGGTAACTCGATCCGCATGGGCGGGAATGCGAGGCGATCCCGGAAGATCGGTGCGAACGAAAATGATGCCAGTATCAACCGGTGCCGGTCGGAAGCACAAGCGAACCAGTTGGCCGGTAATCATCCCCGGGCCACTCACCCACACGGGCCGCACCAACGTGCGTTGATAGCGCGGACTGAGTCGAATCATGCGTGGGGTCATGGTGGAGCTTTCCCACTCTTGGGGGCAACCGGCGGCATCCATGGGGCGGAAATCCTTCACACGAGAGGGTTTGCAGGGGTTCGGGAGACCAACACAACCGACGAGAATCTCGGGTCGTGTCGATCTCCCAATAGCCAACCTTATTGCATCGGAGCCGCGGCCGGGGCGGCAGCCGGAGCAGCCGGGGCCGCAACCGGATTACGAGCGTTCAGCGTTTGGATCACCGCGTCGGTGATGTCCAATTGCCGTTGGTAGAACGGCATCGCCGCCGGGGTTTGCAGCTTCAGTTGCGCGATCGAAGGGGTGTTTTCTTCGGTCGGCAACGTGGCATCCGGGTAGCACAGCACCAGTTCCATGCCGTTGGCAACGGCGATGGCTTCGATGATGCCCTTGATGTCTTGGTACACGCGAACAATCGTGTCGTTCGACATCGTTCCCAACTTCTTCTGAGCATCGCGATCCAAATCTTGGATTTCGCGTTGCAGTTGGGTGA
This DNA window, taken from Tuwongella immobilis, encodes the following:
- a CDS encoding Gfo/Idh/MocA family protein; this encodes MRQLRMAVIGVGHLGKEHARILAGLPEVDLVGVVDVNPAQAEMVADRCNTQAFDHYESLVGLVDAVSIVVPTVGHYDVAKTFLDRGIPVLVEKPIAATVEQAEEMVAIAQKRGVVFQVGHIERFNPAFEELSRRPIQPKFVECERHGPFTGRSIDIGAVLDLMIHDIDLLLALNRGGTVTEVEAVGAPVFGGHEDMVNARLKFTTGCIAHVTASRVSARPKRRMRIWAPEGYAGIDFVQKRLVLVQRSAELQRNGLQLHSLDAVSRARLKEEIFGRHLEVMDLDCTRSETGRDQLTSELLSFVHCVKTGTRPRVPGEDGLAALALAERIVAAMAEHSWNGVDSNAVGPFGMPMANGRLFERPHREAA
- a CDS encoding DUF2987 domain-containing protein translates to MSTPRDSRARSNAPDGTDWSDVTDDSVPAEKPDDPPPPPAPVWKQALAIGGAIVGAILGKLLGVMLLLPAIVGGVLGGLAYACLSGPRKRMALPFGIFIGDALWMLGAVIYLQSQPQANNPIVSMQLMATQYEGMLLVLAAIPMLIFPHLGVVAGVVGFQSVWLLANTYGFIQLIHLVGTPDVNLPLGALTHMVLRFSGIVSLVMVYLRNRDEEPGFVRLDDADAMSRDPQDVAATADDPWTETPMQRSWEMEYLLIGGVIGVGVGVTMLLTLKGLLPS
- a CDS encoding OmpH family outer membrane protein, yielding MKKLIAFLTALVALAGIMHVGSWTTGPKAMGQAAAPQRSKIALVNIAKVLRNFNKATAAGKELADLRADFIARMNKKRGEIAERQQTIAKSPATAASAAERDKLEKEITQLQREIQDLDRDAQKKLGTMSNDTIVRVYQDIKGIIEAIAVANGMELVLCYPDATLPTEENTPSIAQLKLQTPAAMPFYQRQLDITDAVIQTLNARNPVAAPAAPAAAPAAAPMQ
- a CDS encoding UDP-3-O-acyl-N-acetylglucosamine deacetylase; translation: MTPRMIRLSPRYQRTLVRPVWVSGPGMITGQLVRLCFRPAPVDTGIIFVRTDLPGSPRIPAHADRVTDTRRRTTLGNAPATVTLVEHTLAALSGLRIDNCLVEINGVEPPGLDGSSLGFVQALQQTSIELQHQFRPRWTVTAPITVAHGPAMIRFHPADDQQTGLGLHYLLDYGADSPIPRQIASCHVTPASFVQELAACRTFVLEQEAEMFRQQGIGQHLGPRDLLVFGPRGLVENSLRFADEPSRHKMLDLLGDLALCGVDLVGDVVAYRSGHPLNVELAKTLAGLIRQTPFTTTRRVA